The proteins below come from a single uncultured Carboxylicivirga sp. genomic window:
- a CDS encoding sodium:solute symporter, which translates to MMATLDWVVIGLFFVMLIGIIVWVVSQKSNNSEDYFLGGRDATWLAIGASIFASNIGSEHLIGLAGAGASSGMAMAHWEIQGWMILILGWVFVPFYTRSMVLTMPEFLERRFNPESRTILSVISLVSYVLTKVAVTVYAGGLVFQQVFGIEELWGIDFFWISAIGLVLLTALYTIFGGMKSVLYTSVLQTPILLLGSLIILVLGLKEVGGWENVLEIAGATSTNEYGDSMINLIRDNRDPNFPWLGALIGSAVIGFWYWCTDQFIVQRVLSGKDEKQSRRGTIFGAYLKLTPVFLFLIPGMIAFAIHQRTGNFLPLLDNGNPNADAAFPTLVAKLLPAGVKGLVVSGILAALMSSLASLFNSSAMLFTIDFYKRFKPETPEKKLVKIGQIATVVIVMLGILWIPIMRSVGDVLYEYLQDVQSVLAPGIAAAFLMGILWKRTSEKGGMWGLLSGFIIGITRLGAKVYYSTVDGAADTLFKTVFYDTNWLFFCGWMLVVCLIVVVVVSLLTKAPSEEKIQGLVFGTSTPEQKAATRASWGMWDIVHSVIILGLTAAFYIYFW; encoded by the coding sequence ATGATGGCAACTTTAGACTGGGTTGTGATTGGACTGTTTTTTGTTATGCTCATAGGAATTATCGTATGGGTAGTCAGTCAAAAATCAAACAATTCAGAAGATTACTTTTTAGGAGGGCGTGATGCTACATGGTTAGCGATCGGTGCCTCTATTTTTGCGTCCAATATTGGATCAGAACATTTAATTGGGTTAGCCGGAGCCGGTGCTTCATCGGGTATGGCAATGGCCCATTGGGAAATTCAAGGATGGATGATATTAATACTCGGTTGGGTATTTGTACCATTTTACACCCGTAGTATGGTTTTAACCATGCCCGAATTCCTTGAAAGACGTTTTAACCCGGAATCAAGAACCATTCTTTCTGTAATTTCTTTGGTGAGTTATGTACTTACTAAAGTAGCAGTAACCGTTTATGCGGGTGGTTTGGTATTTCAACAAGTTTTTGGTATTGAAGAACTTTGGGGAATAGATTTCTTCTGGATTTCTGCAATTGGCTTGGTTCTTTTAACAGCCTTGTACACCATTTTTGGTGGTATGAAATCGGTGCTTTACACATCTGTATTACAGACACCAATCTTGCTTTTAGGATCTTTAATTATTTTGGTTTTAGGTTTGAAAGAAGTTGGAGGATGGGAAAATGTATTGGAAATCGCTGGAGCAACTTCTACTAATGAATATGGCGATTCGATGATTAATCTTATTCGCGATAACCGCGATCCTAACTTCCCATGGTTGGGTGCTTTAATCGGATCTGCTGTAATTGGTTTCTGGTATTGGTGTACCGACCAGTTTATTGTGCAACGTGTATTGTCGGGTAAAGATGAAAAACAATCAAGACGAGGTACTATCTTTGGTGCATATCTTAAATTAACTCCTGTTTTCTTATTCCTTATCCCTGGTATGATTGCATTTGCAATTCATCAACGTACCGGAAACTTTTTACCATTGTTAGATAACGGTAACCCAAATGCGGATGCTGCTTTCCCAACATTGGTTGCTAAGTTATTACCTGCAGGTGTAAAAGGTTTGGTAGTGTCAGGTATTTTAGCTGCTTTAATGAGTTCTTTAGCATCGTTATTTAACTCATCAGCAATGTTATTTACAATTGACTTCTACAAACGTTTCAAACCAGAAACTCCGGAGAAAAAATTAGTGAAAATTGGTCAGATCGCCACTGTTGTTATCGTGATGTTAGGAATTCTTTGGATTCCAATTATGCGTAGCGTTGGTGATGTGCTATATGAATATTTACAAGATGTTCAGTCAGTATTGGCTCCAGGTATTGCTGCTGCTTTCTTAATGGGTATCCTTTGGAAACGTACTTCTGAAAAAGGTGGTATGTGGGGATTATTATCCGGATTTATTATTGGTATTACCCGATTAGGAGCAAAAGTATACTACTCAACTGTTGATGGTGCTGCAGATACCTTATTTAAAACTGTATTTTACGATACAAACTGGTTATTCTTCTGCGGATGGATGCTTGTTGTATGTTTGATTGTAGTTGTTGTGGTAAGTTTATTAACCAAAGCTCCAAGCGAAGAAAAAATTCAAGGTTTGGTATTTGGTACATCAACACCGGAACAAAAGGCTGCAACACGTGCTAGCTGGGGAATGTGGGATATTGTTCATTCAGTAATTATCCTTGGTTTAACAGCTGCGTTCTATATTTATTTCTGGTAA
- the araD gene encoding L-ribulose-5-phosphate 4-epimerase, producing the protein MLEQLKEEVFKANLELVKHNLVIFTWGNVSAIDRESGLVVIKPSGVEYDVMKASDMVVVDLDGNVVDGSLKPSSDTPTHIELYKAFPEIGGVVHTHSTYATAWAHAGCDIPILGTTQADYFYGDIPCTRDMTEEEIAGAYEKETGTVIIDSFKDKNPMHVPGVIVKNHAPFSWGKDAHDAVHNSVVIEQVAKMNSVALQINPRATMNPHLTEKHFNRKHGANAYYGQG; encoded by the coding sequence ATGTTAGAACAATTAAAAGAAGAAGTATTTAAAGCCAATCTTGAATTGGTAAAACATAACCTGGTAATTTTTACATGGGGAAACGTTAGTGCTATCGATCGCGAATCAGGATTGGTTGTGATCAAGCCTAGCGGTGTGGAGTACGATGTAATGAAAGCATCAGATATGGTAGTGGTTGATTTAGATGGTAATGTTGTTGATGGCAGCCTAAAACCATCATCTGATACACCTACTCATATTGAGCTTTACAAAGCATTTCCTGAAATTGGTGGAGTGGTGCATACTCATTCTACCTATGCTACTGCATGGGCTCATGCAGGTTGCGATATTCCAATTTTAGGTACTACACAAGCTGATTATTTTTACGGCGACATTCCATGTACCCGCGATATGACTGAAGAGGAAATTGCAGGTGCATACGAAAAAGAAACCGGAACAGTGATTATTGATTCTTTCAAAGACAAAAATCCAATGCACGTTCCTGGTGTAATCGTAAAAAATCACGCTCCTTTCTCATGGGGTAAAGATGCACATGATGCTGTTCATAATAGTGTGGTAATTGAACAAGTAGCCAAGATGAATTCTGTGGCTCTTCAAATCAATCCACGCGCTACTATGAATCCGCATTTGACAGAAAAACACTTCAACCGTAAGCATGGCGCTAATGCCTATTACGGTCAAGGATAG
- a CDS encoding alcohol dehydrogenase catalytic domain-containing protein, with amino-acid sequence MKAVKISGIRKIGVYDVDENNIVNPNEIKVAIKSVGVCGSDIHYYNEGNIGSQVVEYPWGVGHEAAGEVLAVGSAVKDFKPGDKIAIEPTVYCGHCSECLNDRRHTCLNQKFLGCPGQMEGCMSETFVIPQICCVKVPDYLSPQLAAFAEPLSIGLYAYKLSAMHQKNFKVAILGAGPIGLTVLASCLHGGQKHITVIEPLDYRKNFAKECGAAASFTPDEEEEIKQQASLGYDVVYECCGKQEALDQALRILKPGGKLMFVGIPETQSLSYNMDMMRRKEICVQNVRRQNNSFEEAIDMIAENPDYYQKMITHNYTVDESGQAFENVAGYRDNVIKAMVNF; translated from the coding sequence ATGAAAGCAGTTAAAATTTCCGGAATACGCAAAATTGGTGTTTATGATGTTGACGAAAACAACATCGTAAATCCTAATGAAATAAAGGTGGCCATCAAATCAGTTGGTGTTTGTGGATCCGATATTCATTATTACAATGAAGGAAACATTGGCTCACAAGTGGTTGAATACCCTTGGGGTGTTGGGCACGAAGCTGCCGGAGAAGTGTTAGCTGTTGGATCTGCCGTTAAAGATTTTAAGCCGGGCGATAAAATTGCCATTGAACCTACTGTTTATTGTGGTCATTGCTCAGAATGCTTAAACGATAGACGTCATACCTGCTTAAATCAAAAATTTTTAGGTTGTCCGGGGCAAATGGAAGGTTGTATGAGTGAGACCTTCGTAATTCCACAAATCTGTTGTGTAAAAGTACCCGATTATTTATCTCCGCAATTGGCAGCATTTGCAGAACCCCTTTCCATAGGATTATATGCATACAAGCTATCAGCAATGCATCAAAAAAATTTTAAAGTTGCCATATTAGGAGCGGGACCCATCGGTTTAACTGTGTTAGCCTCTTGTCTGCATGGAGGGCAAAAGCACATAACCGTTATTGAGCCGCTGGACTATCGAAAGAACTTTGCTAAAGAATGTGGAGCTGCAGCTTCTTTTACTCCTGATGAGGAGGAAGAAATTAAGCAACAAGCATCTTTAGGCTACGATGTAGTATACGAATGTTGTGGTAAACAGGAAGCTCTTGATCAGGCTTTACGTATTTTAAAGCCGGGGGGTAAATTAATGTTTGTAGGAATTCCTGAAACCCAATCGTTGAGTTACAACATGGATATGATGCGACGAAAAGAAATCTGTGTACAGAATGTTCGTCGTCAGAACAACAGCTTTGAAGAAGCCATTGATATGATTGCTGAAAATCCGGACTATTATCAAAAGATGATTACCCACAATTACACCGTGGATGAATCCGGACAGGCTTTCGAAAATGTGGCTGGCTATAGAGATAATGTAATTAAAGCAATGGTTAATTTTTAG
- a CDS encoding ribulokinase: MKKQYVIGLDYGSDSARALIVDVNTGEEIASSVKYYPRWMEGKYCVPAQNQYRQHPKDYLEVMEGTITEALSKCDASVAENVVGISFDTTGSTPALTDGNGTPLAMLPEFEENPNAMFILWKDHMAVKEADEINELARKWDVDYTKYEGGIYSSEWVWAKALHVLRKDDAVKAATKSWIEYCDWLPAVLTGKTAINEVKRSRCAAGHKALWHPDWKGLPPEEFLVELGPELKGLRENLFEETYTSDEAFGNLTAEWAQKLGLSTDVVVGVSAFDAHMGAVGAEIEANTFVRIMGTSTCDIMVSPETELGDKLIPGICGQVDGSVIPGMVGLEAGQSAFGDVYAWFKRVLEWPLQFVSSEEEKKAIMDKIIPALADEAAQIPMEESTILATDWFNGRRTPDADQNVKGTITGLNLGSTAPRIFRALVEATAYGSKAIVDRFLDNGVKVDQVVAIGGVAKKSDFVMQTLADVLGMPIKVARSEQSVALGAAMFAAVASGAHATIADAQKAMGQGFEKEYNPIAANVEAYKALYEKYIKLGKLTEAGI; the protein is encoded by the coding sequence ATGAAAAAGCAATATGTAATCGGGTTAGATTATGGTTCTGACTCAGCAAGAGCGTTAATTGTTGATGTTAATACAGGTGAAGAAATCGCTTCATCGGTTAAGTATTATCCTCGTTGGATGGAAGGTAAATATTGTGTGCCTGCACAAAACCAATACCGTCAACATCCTAAAGATTATTTAGAGGTAATGGAAGGAACCATTACTGAAGCATTAAGCAAATGTGACGCTTCAGTTGCTGAAAATGTTGTTGGTATCTCTTTTGATACAACCGGTAGTACTCCTGCTTTAACTGATGGAAACGGTACTCCGTTAGCAATGTTGCCTGAGTTTGAAGAGAACCCGAATGCAATGTTTATTTTGTGGAAAGACCACATGGCTGTTAAAGAAGCTGATGAAATTAATGAGTTGGCTCGCAAATGGGATGTAGACTATACTAAATACGAAGGTGGTATTTACTCTTCGGAGTGGGTATGGGCTAAAGCATTGCATGTTTTACGTAAAGATGATGCCGTAAAAGCTGCTACTAAATCATGGATTGAGTATTGCGACTGGTTGCCAGCTGTATTAACTGGTAAAACTGCCATCAACGAAGTAAAACGTAGTCGTTGTGCTGCGGGTCATAAAGCATTGTGGCATCCAGACTGGAAAGGCCTTCCACCAGAAGAATTTTTGGTTGAATTAGGTCCTGAATTAAAAGGATTACGCGAGAATTTATTCGAAGAAACATATACAAGTGACGAAGCATTTGGTAACCTTACTGCTGAGTGGGCTCAAAAATTAGGTCTTTCAACCGACGTAGTAGTGGGTGTAAGTGCTTTTGATGCTCATATGGGTGCTGTGGGTGCTGAAATTGAAGCAAACACTTTCGTTCGTATTATGGGTACATCAACTTGTGATATCATGGTATCTCCTGAAACTGAATTAGGCGATAAATTAATCCCGGGTATCTGTGGTCAGGTTGACGGTTCTGTAATCCCTGGAATGGTAGGATTAGAGGCTGGTCAGTCGGCTTTTGGTGATGTTTACGCATGGTTCAAACGTGTATTGGAATGGCCACTTCAATTCGTGTCAAGTGAAGAGGAGAAAAAAGCTATCATGGATAAAATTATCCCTGCTTTGGCTGATGAGGCTGCTCAAATTCCAATGGAAGAGTCAACTATTTTGGCAACCGACTGGTTCAACGGTCGTCGTACACCAGATGCTGACCAAAATGTAAAAGGTACTATCACTGGTTTGAATTTAGGTTCAACAGCTCCACGCATCTTCCGTGCTTTAGTAGAAGCTACAGCATACGGATCTAAGGCTATTGTAGATCGTTTCCTTGATAACGGTGTGAAAGTAGACCAGGTGGTTGCGATTGGTGGTGTAGCTAAAAAATCAGACTTTGTAATGCAAACATTGGCTGATGTATTAGGAATGCCAATTAAAGTAGCTCGCTCAGAGCAAAGTGTTGCCTTAGGTGCTGCTATGTTTGCTGCAGTTGCTTCTGGTGCTCATGCTACAATTGCTGATGCTCAAAAAGCAATGGGACAAGGATTCGAGAAAGAATACAACCCAATTGCTGCAAACGTAGAAGCTTACAAAGCACTTTACGAAAAGTATATCAAATTAGGAAAACTTACTGAAGCAGGTATTTAA
- a CDS encoding RpiB/LacA/LacB family sugar-phosphate isomerase, with protein sequence MVLGLASDHAGYEMKEFIKQYLLGKGYSVNDYGTNSGDSCDYADYAHPLAEAVEKGENQFGLAFCGSGNGINISLNRHKGIRSAYCWKTEIAELARLHNDANICTVPARFIEKDLCIEIIEKFLATAFEGGRHQCRIEKIEIE encoded by the coding sequence ATGGTGTTAGGATTAGCCTCTGATCACGCCGGATATGAGATGAAGGAATTCATCAAACAATATCTTTTGGGGAAAGGGTATTCGGTGAACGATTATGGAACAAACAGCGGAGATAGTTGCGATTATGCCGACTATGCTCATCCCTTGGCGGAAGCTGTAGAAAAAGGCGAAAATCAATTTGGTTTAGCTTTTTGCGGAAGTGGTAACGGTATTAATATAAGCTTGAATCGCCATAAAGGTATTCGATCAGCTTATTGTTGGAAAACAGAAATAGCAGAATTAGCCCGCCTTCATAACGACGCTAATATTTGCACTGTTCCGGCCCGTTTTATCGAAAAAGATCTTTGCATTGAAATTATTGAAAAGTTTTTGGCCACAGCTTTTGAAGGTGGAAGACATCAATGCAGAATTGAAAAAATTGAAATAGAATAG
- a CDS encoding transketolase translates to MASAAQKGADNIRILSAAMVEKAKSGHPGGAMGGADFVNILYSEFLNYDPANMTNPFRDRFFLDPGHMSPMLYSVLALSGFYSTDDLAQFRQWDSVTPGHPEVDVLRGVENTSGPLGQGHTMAVGAAITERFLAARFGEWTAHKTYAFISDGGVQEEISQGAGRIAGFLGLSNLIMYYDSNDIQLSTTTAEVTAEDVAKKYEAWGWSVVTIDGHDEAQIRKAIVDAQAETEKPTLIIGKTIMGKGAVTAAGESFERKTSTHGQPLSAAGADFKATINNLGGDGENPFVIFPEVADTYAKRKEELKAWATEQAATQKEWAAANPELAAKLDQFFSGKLPEIDWAGIEQKANSATRGASATVLSVLADKVENMIVASADLANSDKTDGFLKKTTAFTKGDFSGAFFQAGVCELTMAVIMNGMALHGGVIPACGTFFVFSDYMKPAVRLAALMQLPVKYIWTHDAFRVGEDGPTHQPVEQEAQIRLMEKLKNHHGENSTLVLRPADAIEATVAWKMALENTKTPTAMIFSRQNITDLPAASGNRYEEALQAAKGAYIVDDCEGTPDVILLASGSEVATLVEGSVKLKADGVKVRIVSVPSEGLFTYQPKEYRQSVLPAGVAKFGLTAGLPVTLEGLVGADGFVAGLDHFGYSAPYTVLDEKFGFTADAVYKNVKTLLG, encoded by the coding sequence ATGGCAAGTGCTGCACAAAAAGGTGCTGATAATATTCGTATTTTATCAGCGGCAATGGTTGAAAAAGCCAAATCAGGTCACCCAGGCGGAGCAATGGGTGGAGCTGACTTTGTAAACATTTTATACTCTGAATTCTTAAACTACGATCCAGCGAACATGACTAATCCGTTCCGCGATCGTTTCTTCCTGGATCCTGGTCACATGTCGCCAATGTTGTATAGCGTTTTGGCGTTGTCAGGATTTTACTCAACTGACGATTTAGCACAATTCCGTCAGTGGGATAGCGTAACTCCTGGTCACCCTGAGGTGGACGTGTTACGTGGTGTTGAAAATACATCTGGTCCTCTTGGACAAGGTCATACAATGGCAGTTGGTGCTGCTATCACTGAGCGTTTCTTAGCGGCTCGTTTCGGTGAGTGGACTGCTCATAAAACTTATGCATTCATTTCTGACGGTGGTGTTCAGGAAGAGATCAGCCAGGGTGCTGGTCGTATTGCAGGTTTCTTAGGTTTGAGTAACCTAATTATGTATTACGATTCAAACGACATCCAGTTGTCAACTACAACTGCTGAAGTGACTGCTGAAGATGTTGCTAAAAAATATGAAGCTTGGGGATGGAGTGTTGTGACTATCGATGGTCATGACGAAGCTCAAATCCGCAAAGCTATTGTTGATGCTCAGGCTGAAACAGAAAAACCAACCCTTATCATTGGTAAAACAATTATGGGTAAAGGTGCTGTTACTGCTGCTGGCGAAAGCTTCGAGCGTAAAACATCCACTCACGGACAGCCTCTTTCTGCTGCTGGTGCCGATTTCAAAGCTACTATTAATAACTTAGGTGGCGATGGAGAGAATCCTTTTGTTATCTTCCCTGAAGTTGCTGACACTTACGCAAAACGTAAAGAAGAGTTGAAAGCATGGGCTACTGAGCAAGCGGCTACTCAAAAAGAATGGGCTGCTGCTAATCCTGAATTAGCTGCTAAATTAGACCAATTCTTCTCAGGTAAATTACCTGAAATTGATTGGGCTGGTATCGAGCAAAAAGCTAACTCAGCTACTCGTGGTGCTTCTGCAACTGTATTATCTGTATTGGCTGATAAAGTAGAAAACATGATTGTTGCTTCTGCTGACTTAGCTAACTCTGATAAAACAGACGGTTTCTTGAAGAAAACAACTGCTTTCACTAAAGGTGATTTCTCCGGAGCATTCTTCCAGGCTGGTGTTTGTGAGTTAACAATGGCTGTTATCATGAATGGTATGGCATTGCACGGTGGTGTGATTCCTGCTTGTGGTACTTTCTTTGTATTCTCTGACTACATGAAACCAGCGGTTCGTTTGGCTGCTTTAATGCAATTACCAGTTAAATATATCTGGACACATGATGCTTTCCGCGTAGGAGAGGATGGTCCTACTCACCAGCCGGTTGAGCAAGAAGCTCAAATCCGTTTGATGGAGAAATTGAAAAACCACCACGGCGAGAACTCAACATTGGTTCTTCGTCCTGCTGATGCTATCGAAGCAACTGTTGCTTGGAAAATGGCGTTGGAAAATACAAAAACTCCAACTGCAATGATTTTCTCTCGTCAGAATATCACTGATCTTCCAGCTGCATCGGGTAATCGTTACGAAGAAGCATTACAAGCTGCAAAAGGAGCTTACATTGTTGACGATTGCGAAGGTACTCCTGATGTAATCTTGTTGGCTAGTGGTTCTGAGGTAGCTACTTTGGTTGAAGGTTCGGTTAAATTAAAAGCCGACGGTGTAAAAGTACGTATTGTATCTGTTCCTTCTGAAGGATTATTTACATATCAACCAAAAGAATACCGTCAATCAGTATTGCCTGCCGGTGTTGCTAAATTTGGTTTAACTGCCGGTTTACCTGTAACCTTAGAAGGTTTAGTTGGTGCCGACGGTTTTGTTGCCGGATTAGATCATTTTGGTTATTCAGCACCTTACACTGTGTTGGATGAGAAATTTGGTTTTACAGCTGATGCTGTATACAAAAACGTAAAGACGTTATTGGGTTAA
- a CDS encoding type II toxin-antitoxin system RelE/ParE family toxin, whose amino-acid sequence MKITWSAQAKLDYYKVLDYLNENWSINEVKSFIDKTEEVLNVIKKHPQSFTETSRIKNVRKGLVTKHNYLFYKVKLKKKEIILLTFWDTRQDHQKLKY is encoded by the coding sequence ATGAAGATAACCTGGTCTGCACAAGCAAAGCTGGATTATTACAAAGTGTTGGATTATCTGAATGAAAACTGGAGTATTAATGAAGTTAAAAGCTTTATTGATAAAACAGAAGAAGTACTTAATGTTATTAAAAAACATCCTCAATCATTTACTGAAACATCACGCATAAAGAATGTTCGAAAAGGACTTGTAACTAAACACAATTACCTATTTTACAAGGTTAAGCTAAAAAAGAAGGAAATTATCTTATTGACCTTCTGGGATACCCGACAAGACCACCAGAAACTTAAATACTAA
- a CDS encoding bifunctional fucokinase/fucose-1-phosphate guanylyltransferase has translation MKYLLSLPENLVSVFHNITQHSKDEWFVASDPAGTKIGSGGGTAHLLAEHFKTQNSESIPNYLAKEKKIIIHAGGQSRRLPAYAPAGKVLSPVPVFRWSRGQSLDQTLLDLQTPLLDKLMEASNKNQNTLIASGDVMILAEDLPFELPEADVVCLGIWVDQHLASRHGVFFTPRNNPQQLDFMLQKPSHQEIEDLTSSHLFMMDIGVWILSDKAIELLMKKSGWNDNQFTKEIPDFYDLYSSFGTCLGDHPKQNDDEINELSVAILPLDKGEFYHFGTSRELITSTEKIQNRVQDQRNIWHNKVKAHPSLFVQNALTDISWNSNHKNIWIENSQVSSGWCLHHNHVLTGIPENNWNIEIPAGVCLDVVPVDNDWICIRPYGIDDAFRGDLNDDSTLWMGQPFASWMDERGLDFNTIELGNTSDLQAASIFPLVKTDEINQGLINWMINPTDDETANEMWLKAEKISADQISARANLARANQQRMHFRNNNLSFLAKNYSRSVFYQADLKKTAKEFATNNLEIPEAIPESVSPMIRFRDYMFRSEVNKNKGISKDANEQKAFGLLQSIIKESSDQKVIPQLNIYTDQIIWGRSPARLDLAGGWADTPPFCMQFGGSVMNLAVELNEQPPIQAYIRLSSEKKITLRSIDNGVSEVINSYEELANYNTVGSAFSIPKAALCLAGFHPDYCSLPYSSLEQQLNDFGGGFEISMLAAIPKGSGLGTSSILAATLLGTLADFASLGWDHQTICHRTLILEQLLTTGGGWQDQYGGILPGVKLLESEPGTQEKMNVRWLPDQVFTGTDYKENWLLYYTGITRVAKNVLQEIVRGMFLNEGQRLRTLQEIKQHAYRTADAVQRLDFEATGKMVRHSWKLNQMLDSGVNTPDVQKIVNQIDDLALGHKLLGAGGGGFMVICAKDPEAAARIKNTLNNNPVNNCARFVKMDISQSGFRISRS, from the coding sequence ATGAAATATCTTCTTTCCTTACCGGAAAATCTGGTTTCTGTTTTTCACAATATTACTCAACACTCAAAAGACGAATGGTTTGTTGCTTCTGACCCAGCCGGAACCAAAATTGGTTCGGGTGGAGGAACAGCTCACTTGTTAGCCGAGCATTTTAAAACACAAAACAGTGAATCTATTCCTAACTATCTGGCTAAAGAAAAGAAAATAATTATCCATGCCGGAGGTCAGAGTCGCCGCTTACCGGCTTATGCACCTGCAGGCAAAGTGCTATCTCCGGTACCGGTTTTCAGATGGAGTCGCGGGCAAAGTTTGGATCAAACCTTGCTGGACTTGCAAACACCTCTTCTGGATAAATTGATGGAAGCATCCAACAAAAATCAGAATACATTAATTGCCAGTGGCGATGTTATGATTTTAGCTGAGGACCTTCCGTTTGAGCTACCTGAGGCCGATGTGGTTTGTTTGGGTATATGGGTTGATCAGCATTTGGCTTCGCGTCACGGAGTGTTTTTTACACCCCGAAACAATCCTCAGCAATTGGATTTTATGCTTCAAAAACCATCGCATCAAGAAATTGAAGATTTAACTTCGAGTCACTTATTTATGATGGATATTGGGGTTTGGATTTTGAGTGATAAAGCCATTGAGTTATTAATGAAGAAAAGTGGATGGAATGATAATCAATTCACTAAGGAGATACCTGACTTTTACGATTTATACAGCTCTTTTGGCACTTGTTTGGGCGATCATCCAAAACAAAACGATGATGAAATAAATGAGTTATCCGTTGCGATTCTGCCTCTTGATAAAGGAGAGTTCTATCACTTTGGTACTTCGCGCGAGCTGATTACATCAACCGAAAAAATTCAAAACCGAGTACAGGATCAACGCAATATATGGCACAATAAAGTAAAAGCACATCCTTCATTGTTTGTACAAAATGCCTTAACCGATATTAGTTGGAACAGCAATCATAAAAATATTTGGATAGAAAACAGTCAGGTATCATCGGGTTGGTGTCTGCATCATAACCATGTATTAACAGGTATTCCGGAAAACAACTGGAATATCGAAATTCCTGCTGGAGTTTGCCTTGATGTTGTACCTGTTGATAACGATTGGATCTGTATTCGCCCTTATGGCATTGATGATGCTTTCAGGGGCGATTTGAATGATGATTCAACATTGTGGATGGGGCAACCATTTGCCAGCTGGATGGATGAAAGAGGATTAGATTTTAACACTATTGAACTTGGCAATACATCAGATCTGCAAGCTGCCAGCATATTCCCTCTTGTAAAAACAGATGAGATTAATCAAGGCTTAATTAACTGGATGATTAATCCAACTGATGACGAAACGGCTAACGAAATGTGGTTGAAGGCTGAAAAAATATCGGCCGATCAGATTAGTGCAAGAGCAAATCTAGCACGTGCCAATCAGCAACGCATGCACTTTAGAAACAACAACCTAAGTTTTTTAGCTAAAAACTACTCACGCAGCGTATTTTATCAGGCCGATTTAAAAAAGACAGCCAAAGAGTTTGCCACAAATAATCTGGAAATCCCAGAAGCCATCCCCGAAAGTGTATCGCCTATGATCCGTTTTAGGGATTATATGTTTCGTTCCGAGGTAAATAAAAACAAAGGAATTAGCAAAGATGCCAACGAGCAAAAAGCCTTTGGTTTATTGCAAAGCATCATTAAAGAATCATCGGATCAAAAGGTGATTCCTCAATTAAATATTTATACCGATCAGATTATTTGGGGACGAAGCCCTGCCCGCCTCGATTTGGCCGGAGGATGGGCCGACACTCCTCCATTTTGCATGCAGTTTGGTGGAAGTGTGATGAATTTGGCTGTTGAGTTAAACGAACAACCGCCTATTCAAGCCTATATTCGTTTATCATCGGAGAAGAAAATTACACTTCGATCGATTGATAACGGAGTTTCGGAAGTAATTAATTCGTACGAAGAACTGGCCAACTACAATACAGTTGGTTCGGCCTTTTCGATACCCAAAGCAGCACTTTGTCTGGCTGGTTTTCATCCTGATTATTGCAGCTTACCATACAGCAGCCTTGAGCAACAATTAAACGATTTTGGTGGAGGATTTGAAATATCGATGTTGGCCGCCATACCCAAAGGATCGGGTTTAGGAACCAGCTCTATTTTAGCAGCTACTCTATTGGGTACTTTAGCCGATTTTGCCAGCTTAGGCTGGGATCATCAAACCATTTGTCATCGTACACTTATTTTGGAGCAGTTATTAACAACCGGCGGTGGATGGCAGGATCAGTACGGTGGTATTTTACCGGGAGTAAAACTGCTGGAATCAGAGCCCGGCACGCAAGAAAAAATGAATGTTCGCTGGTTACCCGATCAGGTATTTACCGGAACTGATTATAAAGAAAACTGGCTATTGTATTACACCGGCATCACACGCGTGGCTAAAAATGTATTGCAGGAAATTGTACGCGGAATGTTCTTAAACGAAGGCCAACGCTTGCGCACCTTGCAAGAGATTAAACAACATGCCTACCGCACAGCCGATGCGGTTCAACGCCTCGATTTTGAAGCTACCGGCAAGATGGTTCGTCACTCATGGAAGTTGAATCAGATGCTGGATTCCGGAGTGAATACTCCCGATGTTCAGAAAATTGTTAATCAAATTGATGATTTAGCATTAGGACATAAACTATTAGGTGCCGGAGGTGGCGGATTTATGGTCATCTGTGCCAAAGATCCCGAAGCAGCAGCACGCATAAAAAACACACTGAATAATAACCCGGTTAATAACTGTGCCCGTTTTGTAAAGATGGATATCAGTCAATCGGGATTTAGAATATCACGTTCGTAA